A genomic window from Paenibacillus sp. FSL K6-0276 includes:
- a CDS encoding DUF58 domain-containing protein: protein MRRYLSTVAAIIQPTKLASILVIWSITLLYVLFQGGKTAFMLFIMVSVLIAYLIAGGLGGVRRAKGTRSLYSEQDKGDLLSAGGHLRVSLKVTIPGILPLPYVVVREVLKRHNGESWVFEESVVPSLRGIGELKFQTPALERGTYTFSNTDIISQDIFGLVEHKGTFLAGGQFQVLPRAIYVPRWQLYERKSRLSGPQTSVVQSRRETTQINGVRDYVYGDRLTRIHWNATAKTGSWKSKEFEHESIPKTILVLDGSTSAYMNTNQFELAVSVTASLLGFGIRERIGIGLCCLDKTTKVFAPVEGAAERQKMIQYLIDLNAEGRGPLISRLEKGYRMFPKGSYFVLISPQRGQPVLDALRWADSRGMTASHIHVRNAAEMNSSNDWTDVLRSRGITGYGIHSLQELPAVLGGEG, encoded by the coding sequence ATGAGACGTTATTTGTCTACGGTAGCAGCCATCATTCAGCCTACTAAGCTTGCTAGCATCCTTGTAATTTGGAGCATCACGCTCTTATATGTACTTTTTCAGGGCGGGAAAACTGCATTTATGTTGTTTATCATGGTCTCTGTACTTATTGCATATTTGATTGCTGGAGGTTTAGGAGGTGTTAGGCGGGCTAAGGGCACTCGCAGCCTTTATTCTGAACAGGACAAGGGGGATTTACTCTCTGCTGGAGGGCATCTTCGTGTAAGTCTTAAGGTTACAATCCCTGGAATTTTGCCCTTGCCTTACGTGGTTGTAAGGGAGGTTCTTAAGCGACATAATGGAGAATCGTGGGTATTTGAAGAAAGTGTGGTCCCAAGCCTTAGAGGAATTGGGGAACTGAAATTTCAGACACCAGCCCTAGAGCGTGGAACCTACACGTTTTCTAATACGGATATCATCAGCCAAGATATATTTGGGCTTGTCGAGCATAAAGGAACATTTTTAGCTGGAGGACAGTTTCAGGTTCTGCCTCGTGCGATCTACGTTCCGCGCTGGCAGTTATATGAGAGGAAGTCTCGGCTCTCTGGGCCGCAGACATCAGTTGTTCAATCTCGGCGGGAAACCACTCAAATTAATGGCGTCCGTGACTATGTATATGGTGATCGCTTGACACGAATTCACTGGAATGCCACCGCTAAGACAGGTTCTTGGAAATCCAAAGAGTTTGAGCATGAGTCGATTCCCAAAACTATTCTAGTTCTTGACGGAAGCACATCAGCTTATATGAATACGAATCAATTCGAACTAGCAGTTTCTGTAACGGCATCACTACTCGGATTCGGCATTCGAGAGAGAATTGGAATTGGCCTGTGTTGTTTGGATAAAACGACGAAGGTATTCGCACCCGTAGAAGGTGCTGCTGAGCGACAGAAGATGATTCAGTATTTAATCGATCTTAACGCTGAAGGGCGGGGGCCGCTTATTTCCCGATTGGAAAAAGGATACCGTATGTTCCCTAAAGGTTCTTACTTCGTGTTAATCAGTCCACAGCGTGGACAGCCCGTACTGGATGCACTACGCTGGGCTGACAGCAGAGGGATGACTGCTTCTCATATTCATGTGCGAAATGCGGCAGAGATGAATAGTAGCAACGATTGGACAGACGTACTTAGATCACGTGGAATAACAGGTTATGGAATTCACTCGCTTCAAGAGCTTCCCGCAGTGTTAGGAGGGGAAGGGTGA
- a CDS encoding metalloregulator ArsR/SmtB family transcription factor, producing the protein MDKNFKAYNQTAETLKAIAHPVRLCIIKGLLEKGSCNVSFMQDCLDLPQSTVSQHLQKLRSLGIVETERNGLEINYSVKDEKIKHLIQLFLGEE; encoded by the coding sequence ATGGACAAAAATTTTAAAGCCTATAACCAAACCGCCGAAACCTTAAAGGCTATCGCTCATCCCGTTCGCTTGTGCATCATTAAAGGACTGCTTGAAAAAGGCAGCTGCAACGTTAGCTTCATGCAGGACTGTCTGGACCTCCCACAATCTACGGTGTCCCAGCATCTCCAAAAGCTTAGATCACTTGGCATTGTTGAAACCGAACGTAATGGGCTTGAAATTAACTATTCTGTTAAAGACGAGAAGATCAAACATCTTATTCAGTTATTTTTAGGGGAGGAATAA
- a CDS encoding rhodanese-like domain-containing protein, whose translation MSMMFRIILSILIVINIVRVLRYAWPIRSLSYVEVRDVHKLADQSLAMKMLDVRDAVEYQQDSIRGSINISLGRLAYVWQHCLSTDDSVLILADSYYKRNKAARILYKQGFRKLYAVNGDFIGNKRTLSDISVKGCEG comes from the coding sequence ATGAGCATGATGTTTCGGATCATACTGAGTATTCTGATTGTCATAAATATTGTAAGGGTCTTGCGCTACGCCTGGCCTATCCGTTCACTCTCATATGTAGAAGTTCGCGACGTACACAAATTAGCAGATCAATCACTAGCCATGAAAATGCTCGATGTCAGGGATGCCGTAGAATATCAGCAGGACAGCATCCGTGGTTCGATAAATATATCGCTCGGGCGGCTAGCCTATGTGTGGCAGCACTGTCTATCCACTGACGATTCTGTTCTAATCCTTGCTGATAGTTATTATAAAAGAAACAAAGCTGCGAGAATTCTTTATAAGCAGGGCTTTCGAAAGTTATATGCGGTAAATGGTGATTTTATAGGGAACAAAAGAACACTCTCCGACATTTCGGTGAAAGGGTGCGAAGGATAA
- a CDS encoding aldo/keto reductase — protein sequence MTKDSIEHLAEIAKINQSNRMLLPDGTSLPRIGQGTWNMGDDVSRREEEIAALRLGVELGMDLIDTAEMYGDGRSELLVGEAIKGIRDEVFLVSKVYPHNAGNERLVRSCEESLKRLNTDHLDLYLMHWRGDIPLEEIVLGMEKLVSQGKIARWGVSNLDTDDMKELLKIAGGTHCATNQVLYHLGSRGIETELLPWQRSHKIPVMAYSPLAQAGSLRKGVVESEVVQEIGSAHHATPLQIMLAWTIREEDVISIPKASSRKHVLENAAAGLITLSKDEIWKLDEAFPIPSWKVPLDKI from the coding sequence ATGACTAAGGATTCAATCGAACATTTGGCTGAAATCGCAAAAATTAACCAATCTAACCGCATGCTGCTTCCAGATGGAACGTCACTTCCCAGAATTGGGCAGGGAACTTGGAATATGGGTGACGACGTTTCCCGTAGGGAGGAAGAGATTGCTGCACTGAGATTAGGTGTGGAACTAGGCATGGATTTAATAGATACGGCTGAGATGTATGGGGACGGACGCTCGGAGCTTTTAGTAGGTGAGGCTATCAAAGGAATTCGGGATGAAGTTTTCTTGGTGTCAAAAGTCTATCCACATAATGCTGGGAACGAGCGCCTTGTCCGCAGTTGTGAAGAAAGTTTGAAACGTTTGAATACGGATCATCTGGATCTTTATTTGATGCATTGGCGGGGAGATATCCCACTAGAAGAGATTGTCCTGGGTATGGAGAAACTAGTCTCTCAAGGAAAAATAGCAAGATGGGGCGTATCCAACCTCGATACCGACGATATGAAAGAGCTGCTAAAGATTGCTGGGGGAACTCATTGTGCTACCAATCAGGTTCTTTATCATTTAGGGTCCAGAGGGATTGAAACTGAACTGCTGCCATGGCAGAGAAGCCACAAGATCCCGGTAATGGCGTACTCACCGCTTGCTCAAGCAGGTTCGCTCCGAAAAGGAGTTGTCGAGAGTGAAGTTGTTCAGGAAATCGGCAGTGCACATCATGCAACTCCGCTTCAGATTATGCTCGCTTGGACGATCCGTGAAGAGGATGTCATTTCTATTCCAAAAGCATCTTCCCGTAAGCACGTCCTTGAGAATGCTGCCGCAGGTTTGATTACGCTAAGTAAGGATGAAATCTGGAAGCTGGACGAAGCTTTCCCAATACCATCTTGGAAAGTGCCGCTGGATAAGATTTAA
- a CDS encoding carbohydrate-binding protein → MNGINPVDWGRGARNGQKNGINPVDWLRGALNGQKNGINPVDWLRGVRNGQKNGINPVDSSCGVRNGQKNGINPVDWERGTRNVAKGGTIEIRTGSPAGKLVGTVTVPSGGVLQQWNTLTGEVSAQPGTVDVYVVFNGELLLSRFQFNQ, encoded by the coding sequence ATGAACGGTATAAATCCCGTTGATTGGGGGCGTGGAGCGAGAAATGGGCAGAAGAACGGTATAAATCCCGTAGATTGGCTGCGTGGAGCGCTAAATGGGCAAAAGAACGGTATAAATCCCGTAGATTGGCTGCGTGGAGTGAGAAATGGGCAAAAGAACGGTATAAATCCCGTAGATTCGAGCTGTGGAGTGAGAAATGGGCAAAAGAACGGTATAAATCCCGTTGATTGGGAGCGTGGGACGAGAAATGTTGCAAAAGGTGGCACCATCGAAATCAGAACTGGAAGCCCAGCTGGGAAACTGGTTGGAACTGTGACAGTTCCTTCTGGTGGAGTTCTGCAACAGTGGAACACACTTACTGGCGAAGTATCCGCCCAGCCTGGAACTGTCGATGTTTATGTAGTCTTTAATGGTGAGTTGCTTCTCAGCCGCTTTCAATTTAATCAATAA
- a CDS encoding rhodanese-like domain-containing protein, with translation MDLSSLMSRLGFGKSASVRTLKSAEFRSEMEQSKNRLLIDVREPDEYKSGFIPGAKNIPLSQLEKRLGEIPKDRDVLLYCRSGMRSKSATRILGKHGYTRLAHLQGGVSSWDGKLSRR, from the coding sequence ATGGATTTAAGCTCATTGATGTCCCGTCTTGGATTTGGTAAAAGCGCAAGTGTAAGAACATTGAAGTCAGCAGAATTCCGGAGCGAAATGGAGCAATCTAAAAATAGGCTACTGATCGATGTCCGTGAACCGGATGAATACAAGAGTGGATTTATACCCGGCGCAAAAAACATCCCGCTGTCTCAGTTGGAAAAGCGGCTCGGTGAGATCCCGAAGGATCGGGATGTGCTACTCTACTGCCGCAGCGGTATGCGAAGCAAAAGTGCAACGCGGATATTGGGAAAACATGGGTATACTCGGCTTGCACATTTGCAGGGCGGGGTAAGTAGCTGGGATGGGAAGTTGAGTCGGCGGTAG
- a CDS encoding multidrug efflux SMR transporter produces the protein MAWVFLVVAGLFEMFGVAMINRVNKHRNLLSFALLFLGFGGSFLFLSLAMKSLPMGTAYAVWTGIGASGGAILGMLMYGEAKDWRRIVCIIMILGAAVGLKLIA, from the coding sequence ATGGCATGGGTATTTCTGGTCGTTGCTGGATTATTTGAAATGTTCGGAGTGGCTATGATTAATAGGGTGAATAAACACCGGAATTTGCTGTCGTTTGCGCTGCTCTTTCTTGGTTTCGGAGGAAGCTTTCTGTTTCTGTCACTAGCGATGAAAAGTCTGCCGATGGGAACAGCTTATGCGGTATGGACGGGGATCGGTGCATCTGGTGGTGCGATTCTGGGGATGCTGATGTATGGAGAGGCTAAAGACTGGCGCCGGATCGTTTGTATCATTATGATTCTGGGGGCTGCTGTGGGACTAAAACTGATAGCTTAG
- a CDS encoding rhodanese-like domain-containing protein, producing MSFKISKEITPQQVAKRLKNGETLTMLDVREPAEWVEGHVIGAKHIPLGQLLTRVDELDPNGETIVMCLSGGRSGLACELLVEKGYKVVNMTGGLGAWTDDFLVRE from the coding sequence ATGTCTTTTAAAATTTCAAAGGAAATAACCCCTCAGCAAGTGGCGAAACGTCTGAAGAATGGAGAGACTCTTACGATGCTGGATGTACGCGAACCAGCCGAATGGGTGGAGGGACATGTGATCGGTGCTAAGCATATACCGCTGGGTCAACTGCTAACGCGCGTAGATGAACTGGATCCTAATGGAGAGACGATTGTGATGTGCTTAAGTGGTGGTCGAAGTGGACTGGCTTGTGAGCTGCTAGTTGAAAAGGGCTATAAGGTTGTGAATATGACAGGTGGATTAGGCGCTTGGACGGATGATTTTTTGGTGCGGGAGTAA
- the spoVAC gene encoding stage V sporulation protein AC: MPAKTKKSGVKLKLDTLTPQDYEKLSKPFVPARPVFKNCVRAFLSGGLICVIGQGVQEAFMAIFDMTSKEAASPTVAVMILLSVILTSFGVYDKMAQWAGAGTAVPVTGFANSMCSAALEHRAEGLVLGVGGNMFKLAGSVIVFGAVAAFIIGIVYLFLGVDGGAHT; the protein is encoded by the coding sequence ATGCCGGCGAAAACTAAGAAATCTGGTGTCAAGCTGAAGCTTGACACCTTGACTCCACAAGATTATGAGAAGTTGTCCAAGCCATTTGTGCCCGCCCGCCCCGTATTCAAGAACTGTGTGCGAGCGTTTCTTTCTGGCGGCTTAATCTGTGTAATTGGACAAGGTGTTCAGGAGGCTTTTATGGCTATATTCGATATGACCTCCAAGGAAGCCGCCAGTCCGACAGTAGCAGTGATGATCCTACTGTCCGTGATCCTGACCAGCTTTGGCGTGTACGACAAAATGGCTCAATGGGCTGGTGCAGGAACTGCAGTGCCGGTTACCGGATTTGCGAACAGTATGTGCTCTGCAGCTCTGGAACACCGTGCTGAGGGCCTTGTGCTTGGCGTAGGCGGCAATATGTTTAAGCTAGCGGGATCGGTCATCGTATTTGGTGCCGTCGCTGCTTTCATAATTGGTATCGTCTATCTCTTTTTGGGCGTAGACGGAGGTGCACATACATGA
- a CDS encoding MoxR family ATPase has protein sequence MPVRQESMHIMNAVRTNLESCILGKSFEIQLLLTALLAGGHVLIEDVPGTGKTQLIRALSRSMSGEYRRIQCNPDILPSDITGVSVYHPRDEMFHFRPGPVMTNILLADEINRATTKTQSALLEVMEERNVTVDGETYPLPHPFMLCATQNPIDFEGTYTLPEAQLDRFMLRISLGYPDAATEKNLLLSHQEGQPVDRLSPVTSMEQIAGIQEEIRDIFMSDPVLNYLLDIVRQTREHPLVMLGASPRASLSFMMACKAYAFLQGRDYVLPDDVKILTPFALGHRILLRPESRLDNISVESLLQKLLQSIHVPVTMRQ, from the coding sequence ATGCCCGTACGTCAAGAATCGATGCACATCATGAATGCTGTACGCACTAATTTGGAATCCTGCATACTTGGAAAATCATTTGAAATACAATTGCTGCTAACTGCACTACTTGCTGGTGGTCATGTTCTGATCGAGGATGTACCGGGGACGGGAAAAACCCAGCTAATACGCGCACTTTCAAGGTCAATGTCCGGTGAGTATCGCCGGATTCAGTGTAATCCGGATATACTTCCGAGTGATATTACCGGTGTTTCTGTGTATCATCCTAGGGATGAGATGTTTCATTTCCGGCCAGGTCCGGTGATGACGAATATTCTGCTAGCTGATGAAATTAACCGTGCTACAACGAAGACACAATCCGCACTTCTGGAAGTGATGGAGGAACGAAACGTAACCGTAGATGGAGAGACCTATCCACTTCCGCATCCTTTCATGTTGTGCGCTACCCAGAATCCGATAGATTTTGAGGGAACCTATACTCTACCTGAAGCTCAACTGGATCGATTCATGCTGAGAATTAGCCTAGGATATCCTGATGCAGCAACCGAGAAGAATTTATTGCTGAGCCATCAGGAAGGCCAACCGGTGGACAGGCTTTCGCCAGTAACAAGCATGGAACAAATCGCAGGAATTCAGGAAGAGATTCGAGACATCTTCATGAGCGATCCTGTGCTGAATTACTTGTTAGATATTGTGCGGCAGACAAGAGAACATCCACTTGTAATGCTGGGTGCAAGTCCGCGCGCCTCACTATCCTTTATGATGGCTTGTAAAGCCTATGCCTTCTTGCAGGGAAGGGATTACGTTCTTCCTGATGACGTGAAGATACTTACTCCATTTGCCTTGGGTCATCGTATATTGCTGCGTCCAGAGTCGCGCCTAGATAATATTAGCGTAGAATCTTTGCTTCAAAAGCTTCTGCAGAGTATTCATGTGCCTGTTACGATGAGGCAATGA
- a CDS encoding multidrug efflux SMR transporter, protein MKNNSEWIKVVGAAVFEVMWVIGLKHASTTWEWLITVVAIIISFYVIVSASAKLPVGTVYSVFVGLGTAGTVVADMVLFGEPFKLMKLVLVLILLAGVVGLKMVTKEAEVKGES, encoded by the coding sequence ATGAAGAATAATTCAGAGTGGATAAAGGTAGTTGGTGCAGCCGTTTTCGAGGTCATGTGGGTCATCGGCTTAAAACATGCCTCCACGACGTGGGAATGGCTGATAACGGTGGTAGCTATAATAATAAGCTTCTATGTGATTGTTTCAGCAAGCGCCAAACTGCCGGTCGGCACGGTATATTCTGTGTTTGTTGGTCTAGGAACCGCAGGTACAGTAGTTGCGGACATGGTTTTATTCGGAGAACCGTTCAAGTTGATGAAGCTGGTTCTAGTGCTTATTTTACTGGCAGGCGTAGTAGGATTGAAAATGGTGACCAAAGAAGCCGAAGTAAAGGGGGAGTCTTAA
- the spoVAD gene encoding stage V sporulation protein AD — translation MKQLGSQTWEFMSRPVILGSSAVVGPEEGEGPLVSDFDFIYDSLEMDEKTWEKAERALFEKAAMLALINANIDKEKLEFFVGGDLMNQIISSSFAARKLGVPYLGVFGACSTSMESLAIASMIVDSGGSKYVLAGTSSHNCTVEKQFRYPTEYGSQKPPTAQYTVTGSGCAIVGQNDGSGNNPVVVMATLGRIMDLGLTDPFNMGTAMAPAAADTITAHFRDTGLSPGHYDLIVTGDLASVGLPIAKTLLAKEGIPMEQTTFDDCGLLIYDLEKQKYVIAGGSGCGCSAVVTYGHILKRIKKGELKRVLIVATGALLSPLSYQQGESIPCVAHAVAIESGGEA, via the coding sequence ATGAAGCAGCTTGGTAGTCAGACCTGGGAGTTCATGAGCCGTCCCGTTATTTTAGGTTCTTCCGCTGTAGTAGGGCCAGAAGAGGGAGAAGGTCCTTTAGTTTCAGATTTTGATTTTATATATGATTCGCTGGAAATGGACGAAAAAACATGGGAGAAGGCAGAGCGTGCTCTTTTCGAGAAGGCAGCCATGCTAGCTCTGATTAATGCGAATATAGATAAAGAGAAGCTAGAGTTTTTTGTCGGCGGAGATTTGATGAACCAAATTATCAGCAGTTCTTTCGCAGCAAGAAAATTAGGTGTGCCTTATCTCGGAGTCTTTGGCGCTTGCTCTACCTCCATGGAGAGCCTTGCAATTGCCTCTATGATCGTGGATTCCGGAGGCAGTAAGTATGTGCTCGCAGGAACATCCAGTCATAACTGTACAGTAGAGAAGCAATTTCGCTATCCGACTGAATATGGCTCACAGAAGCCCCCAACGGCGCAATATACAGTAACAGGCTCGGGCTGCGCTATAGTAGGCCAGAATGATGGATCTGGCAACAATCCAGTCGTGGTCATGGCAACGCTTGGGCGTATTATGGATCTTGGTTTGACGGACCCTTTTAATATGGGAACGGCCATGGCACCAGCGGCGGCAGATACAATCACTGCGCACTTTCGGGATACAGGTCTATCTCCCGGACACTATGATTTAATTGTTACCGGAGATCTGGCATCCGTGGGGCTGCCCATAGCCAAAACCCTGTTGGCCAAAGAGGGAATTCCCATGGAGCAAACAACCTTTGATGATTGTGGTCTGCTTATCTACGACTTGGAGAAACAGAAATATGTGATCGCTGGAGGAAGTGGCTGCGGATGTTCGGCGGTTGTAACTTATGGTCATATCCTTAAGCGTATCAAAAAAGGTGAACTTAAACGGGTGCTAATAGTGGCAACTGGCGCACTTTTATCGCCTTTGTCTTATCAGCAGGGAGAGAGTATTCCATGTGTTGCTCATGCCGTAGCCATAGAGAGCGGAGGTGAAGCATAA
- a CDS encoding M42 family metallopeptidase has translation MNQETLDMFKILTEFPSAPGFERELRAYVKDAMAPYTDEFVQDRLGSLFGVLRGEENGPKIMVAGHFDEVGFMVTGITNTGMIRFQPLGGWLASAVASQRLHIITPKGTLTGVVGSTPIHLLSNEERGKTGEISKMYIDIGADSREEAESFGVRPGQQILPICPFTPLANPKKILAKAWDNRYGVGLAIELVKSLHGKKLPNTVFAGATVQEEVGLRGARTAANLLSPDIFFGLDASAAADMTGDSQAFGHLGKGALLRIFDPTMVTHRGLIEYVQDTADTHRIKYQYFVSQGGTDAGQVHVSGIGVPSAVIGICSRYIHTASSVIHSDDYEAAKELLIKLVEGLDRTTLQTIIENS, from the coding sequence TTGAATCAAGAAACATTGGACATGTTCAAAATACTTACTGAATTCCCTTCAGCCCCAGGATTTGAGCGCGAACTTCGTGCTTACGTCAAGGATGCTATGGCTCCTTATACCGATGAGTTCGTGCAAGATCGTCTCGGAAGTTTGTTCGGCGTACTGCGCGGGGAAGAGAACGGGCCAAAGATCATGGTCGCCGGGCACTTTGACGAAGTAGGTTTCATGGTAACTGGAATTACTAACACCGGAATGATCCGTTTTCAACCTCTTGGAGGCTGGCTTGCCTCTGCTGTTGCATCCCAGCGTCTTCACATTATTACACCTAAAGGAACGCTGACCGGTGTTGTTGGCAGCACGCCTATCCATTTACTAAGTAATGAAGAACGTGGCAAGACTGGCGAAATCAGCAAAATGTATATTGATATCGGTGCAGACAGCCGTGAAGAAGCAGAAAGCTTTGGTGTTAGACCAGGTCAACAAATACTGCCTATCTGTCCGTTCACCCCACTTGCCAATCCCAAAAAAATCTTGGCCAAAGCTTGGGATAATCGTTATGGTGTAGGTCTCGCCATTGAACTAGTTAAATCATTACACGGCAAAAAGCTACCGAATACCGTCTTCGCTGGTGCTACTGTACAAGAGGAAGTAGGGCTTCGGGGAGCACGTACAGCGGCTAATCTCCTGTCCCCGGACATCTTCTTCGGTCTGGACGCGAGTGCTGCTGCCGATATGACAGGTGACAGTCAGGCATTTGGCCATCTGGGTAAAGGAGCTCTCCTGCGCATTTTTGATCCTACGATGGTTACACATCGCGGTTTGATTGAATATGTACAAGATACGGCGGATACTCATCGGATCAAATATCAGTATTTTGTCTCCCAAGGCGGAACAGATGCGGGTCAGGTTCATGTTAGTGGAATCGGCGTCCCTTCAGCAGTAATCGGAATATGCTCCCGCTACATACACACCGCATCATCAGTTATTCACAGCGATGACTACGAAGCTGCAAAAGAACTTCTGATCAAGCTTGTAGAAGGTCTTGACCGGACCACACTGCAGACGATTATTGAGAACAGCTAA
- the spoVAE gene encoding stage V sporulation protein AE: MIYLWAFLIGGAICVIGQLMFDVLKLTPAHTMSTLVVAGAIADAFGIYDPLVKFAGAGATIPITSFGNSLVHGALTELERDGWIGVVTGIFDITSAGISSAIVFSFLAALVVRPKG, translated from the coding sequence ATGATTTACTTATGGGCTTTTCTGATTGGAGGAGCCATTTGCGTAATAGGGCAGCTGATGTTCGATGTATTGAAGCTGACACCTGCACATACGATGAGTACATTAGTTGTAGCCGGGGCGATTGCTGATGCTTTTGGAATATACGATCCACTTGTGAAATTTGCAGGAGCTGGAGCAACCATTCCGATCACAAGCTTTGGGAATTCGTTGGTCCATGGTGCATTGACGGAGCTGGAGCGGGATGGCTGGATCGGTGTAGTTACGGGTATTTTTGATATTACAAGTGCGGGCATTTCGTCAGCTATTGTGTTCTCCTTTTTGGCAGCTTTAGTTGTACGACCGAAGGGGTAA
- a CDS encoding HIT family protein yields MECLGCRIANGIEPNVKVVYENEFLTCVLDIAPFNEGHLLILPKKHYWDLEEIDSETSYAIMDASKKLSVVLKVLFEPDGISICQNGGKFNDLTHYHMHLIPRYEGDGFAWSEPLHPHSAEKILSQTQGKILNVLKE; encoded by the coding sequence ATGGAGTGTTTGGGATGTCGGATTGCTAATGGAATTGAGCCTAACGTAAAAGTAGTATATGAAAATGAATTTCTTACTTGTGTGTTAGATATCGCTCCGTTTAACGAAGGGCATCTCCTGATCCTTCCTAAAAAGCATTATTGGGATCTCGAAGAAATCGATTCAGAGACTTCCTATGCGATAATGGACGCGTCAAAGAAATTGTCAGTTGTCCTGAAGGTTTTGTTCGAACCAGATGGTATAAGCATATGCCAAAATGGCGGAAAGTTTAACGACCTGACCCACTACCATATGCATCTTATCCCTAGATATGAAGGCGACGGATTCGCTTGGAGTGAACCACTACACCCGCACAGCGCTGAGAAGATTTTAAGTCAGACTCAAGGAAAGATTCTTAATGTTTTAAAAGAGTAA